One part of the Mycobacterium marinum genome encodes these proteins:
- the pspA gene encoding phage shock protein PspA has protein sequence MANPFVKAWKYLMALFNSKIDEHADPKVQIQQAIEEAQRTHQALTQQAAQVIGNQRQLEMRLNRQLADIEKLQVNVRQALTLADQATAAGDAAKAVEYNNAAEAFAAQLVTAEQSVEDLKALHDQALNAAAQAKRAVEQNSMVLQQKIAERTKLLSQLEQAKMQEQVSSSLRSMSELAAPGNVPSLDEVRDKIERRYATALGQAELAQSSVQGRMLEVQQAGVQMAGHSRLEQIRASMRGESLPAGGAATPGATGAAETGGAVAEKPFGQQ, from the coding sequence ATGGCCAATCCGTTCGTCAAAGCGTGGAAGTACCTCATGGCGCTGTTCAACTCCAAGATTGACGAGCACGCCGACCCCAAAGTGCAGATTCAGCAGGCTATTGAGGAAGCCCAGCGCACCCATCAGGCGCTGACCCAACAGGCCGCACAGGTGATCGGCAACCAGCGCCAGCTGGAGATGCGCCTCAACCGCCAGCTGGCCGACATCGAAAAGCTACAGGTCAACGTGCGTCAGGCGCTGACGCTGGCCGACCAGGCCACCGCCGCTGGCGACGCGGCCAAGGCGGTCGAGTACAACAACGCCGCCGAGGCGTTTGCCGCCCAGCTGGTGACCGCTGAGCAGAGCGTCGAAGACCTCAAAGCGCTGCACGACCAGGCCCTCAATGCCGCGGCTCAGGCCAAGCGGGCAGTCGAGCAGAACTCGATGGTGCTGCAGCAGAAGATCGCCGAACGCACCAAGCTGCTCAGCCAGCTGGAGCAGGCAAAGATGCAAGAGCAGGTCAGCTCATCGCTGCGGTCGATGAGTGAGCTTGCCGCCCCCGGCAACGTCCCCAGCCTCGATGAGGTGCGGGACAAGATCGAACGCCGGTATGCCACCGCACTCGGTCAGGCCGAACTCGCCCAAAGTTCGGTGCAGGGCCGCATGCTCGAAGTTCAGCAGGCCGGCGTGCAGATGGCCGGTCATTCCCGGCTGGAACAGATCCGGGCCTCGATGCGCGGCGAGTCGCTGCCGGCGGGGGGCGCAGCCACTCCCGGCGCCACTGGGGCCGCCGAAACCGGTGGGGCGGTCGCAGAGAAACCTTTTGGTCAGCAGTAG
- the pspM gene encoding phage shock envelope stress response protein PspM: protein MAVKSAQRGQRRALLQRGLDFVGDLSDFAARKISAATDPRARQLRRRRRALRWALIFSAGCVFWAAVTAVLAAWGWFALLLQITGAIAVVQVIPATLLFFRYYWLRSEPLPSQRPTTTRRLPPMGSAARPAMAALGASERGFFSLLGVMERGALVPAAEIQDLTDAANHSAAAMAATAAQVVSMERAAQYSESSRGQLVPTINAFTAQLGAGVRQYNEMVTAAAQLVSSANGATVAEAVSQQRYRHELVGATDRLAGWAQAFDELGGLPRR from the coding sequence ATGGCGGTGAAGTCGGCTCAGCGCGGCCAGCGGCGTGCGTTGCTGCAGCGGGGCCTCGACTTCGTGGGTGATCTGTCCGACTTCGCCGCCCGCAAGATCAGCGCTGCCACCGATCCGCGAGCTCGCCAGCTGCGCCGCCGCCGCCGCGCGCTGCGGTGGGCGCTGATCTTCAGCGCCGGCTGCGTCTTTTGGGCCGCGGTGACGGCGGTGCTGGCAGCGTGGGGCTGGTTCGCGTTGCTGCTGCAGATCACCGGAGCGATCGCGGTGGTGCAGGTGATTCCCGCGACGTTGCTGTTCTTCCGCTACTACTGGCTGCGGTCGGAGCCCTTGCCGTCACAGCGGCCGACCACCACCCGGCGGTTGCCGCCGATGGGTTCGGCCGCCCGCCCCGCGATGGCCGCCCTGGGCGCCTCCGAACGTGGATTCTTTTCGCTGTTGGGTGTAATGGAACGGGGTGCGCTGGTACCTGCGGCCGAAATCCAGGACCTGACCGATGCGGCCAACCACAGCGCCGCGGCGATGGCCGCCACGGCTGCCCAGGTGGTATCGATGGAGCGGGCGGCGCAGTATTCGGAATCCTCGCGTGGCCAACTGGTGCCCACCATCAATGCCTTTACCGCCCAACTAGGCGCCGGCGTGCGTCAGTACAACGAGATGGTGACCGCGGCAGCGCAATTGGTTTCGTCGGCCAACGGTGCCACCGTGGCCGAGGCGGTGTCGCAGCAGCGCTACCGCCACGAACTGGTCGGAGCTACCGATCGCCTGGCCGGCTGGGCGCAGGCCTTCGACGAACTGGGTGGGTTACCGCGCCGCTAA
- a CDS encoding limonene-1,2-epoxide hydrolase family protein codes for MTELTQTSTDNIRTVEGFLSALQDADYEAANAVLDDHLVYQNVGLPTIRGRSRAMRLFRQMDGRMGFEVKIHRAAADGAAVLTERTDALILGPLRIQFWVCGVFEVHDGRITLWRDYFDFYDMTKALLRGVAGAVIPALKARM; via the coding sequence ATGACCGAGCTGACTCAAACAAGCACCGACAACATCCGCACGGTCGAGGGCTTTCTGAGTGCGCTTCAGGACGCGGACTACGAAGCGGCGAACGCGGTCCTAGACGACCACCTGGTGTACCAGAACGTCGGACTGCCGACGATCCGTGGCCGGAGCCGGGCGATGCGGCTATTTCGCCAGATGGACGGGCGCATGGGGTTCGAGGTGAAGATCCATCGCGCCGCCGCCGATGGCGCCGCCGTACTCACCGAACGCACCGATGCATTGATTCTCGGCCCGCTGCGAATTCAGTTCTGGGTCTGCGGCGTGTTCGAGGTGCACGACGGGCGCATCACGCTGTGGCGCGACTACTTCGATTTCTACGACATGACCAAGGCATTGCTGCGCGGGGTGGCCGGCGCGGTGATCCCAGCGCTGAAGGCACGCATGTAG
- a CDS encoding glycosyltransferase, producing the protein MRIAVVAGPDPGHSFPAIALCRRFLAAGDTPTLLTGVEWLDTARAAGVDAIELAGLVATDEDLDAGARIHRRAAQMALLNAPALSDLAPDLVVSDVITACGGMAAERLGIPWIELNPHPLYRPSKGLPPIGSGLAPGTGIRGRLRDTTMRALTARSWRAGLRQRAAVRAEIGLAEHDPGPLRRLIATLPALEVPRPDWPAEAIVVGPLHFEPTDQLLKVPAGSGPVLVIAPSTALSGTAGLAEVALESLIPGDTLPSGSRLVVSRLGGDDLVTPSWAAVGLGSQAELLTHADVVICGGGHGMVSKTLLAGVPLVVVPGGGDQWEIANRVVRQGSARLIRPLGADALAAAVNEVLSSPGYREAAQRAAASIADVADPVQVCHEALALAG; encoded by the coding sequence GTGCGTATCGCAGTGGTCGCCGGGCCGGATCCCGGGCATTCCTTTCCCGCGATTGCGCTGTGCCGACGCTTTTTGGCGGCCGGCGATACTCCGACGCTGTTGACCGGCGTGGAGTGGTTGGATACCGCTCGGGCAGCCGGCGTTGACGCGATTGAGTTGGCGGGGCTGGTCGCCACCGACGAGGATCTGGATGCCGGTGCCAGGATTCATCGCAGGGCCGCTCAGATGGCCCTGCTCAACGCTCCGGCGCTGTCCGACCTGGCGCCCGACCTGGTGGTGTCCGACGTGATCACCGCCTGCGGGGGAATGGCGGCCGAGCGGTTGGGGATCCCCTGGATCGAGCTCAACCCGCATCCGCTGTATCGGCCGTCGAAAGGCCTGCCGCCGATCGGCAGCGGTCTGGCGCCGGGCACCGGAATTCGCGGCCGGCTGCGCGACACCACCATGCGGGCGCTGACGGCGCGGTCCTGGCGTGCGGGCCTGCGACAGCGCGCCGCCGTGCGGGCCGAGATCGGCCTGGCAGAACATGATCCGGGCCCGCTGCGGCGATTGATCGCCACGCTGCCCGCCCTTGAGGTGCCGCGTCCGGACTGGCCTGCCGAGGCGATCGTGGTTGGCCCGTTGCACTTCGAACCGACCGATCAGCTGCTGAAAGTCCCTGCCGGTTCGGGTCCGGTGCTGGTCATCGCGCCGTCCACGGCATTGTCCGGAACCGCCGGACTGGCCGAAGTTGCGCTGGAGTCGCTGATTCCGGGCGACACGCTGCCGTCGGGATCGCGGCTGGTGGTCTCCCGGCTCGGCGGCGACGATCTGGTGACACCGTCGTGGGCGGCGGTCGGCCTGGGCAGCCAGGCCGAGCTGTTGACCCACGCCGACGTGGTGATCTGCGGCGGCGGTCATGGGATGGTCTCCAAGACGTTGCTGGCCGGGGTGCCCCTGGTGGTGGTTCCCGGCGGCGGGGACCAGTGGGAGATAGCCAATCGCGTGGTACGCCAGGGCAGCGCTCGGCTGATCCGGCCGCTGGGCGCTGATGCGCTGGCGGCCGCGGTGAATGAGGTACTGTCGTCGCCCGGTTACCGGGAGGCGGCGCAACGGGCCGCCGCCAGCATTGCCGACGTGGCCGATCCGGTGCAGGTCTGCCACGAAGCGCTGGCGCTTGCGGGATGA
- a CDS encoding DUF3046 domain-containing protein: MRLTEFHERITLRFGAAYGASVLVDHVLTGFDGRTAAQAIEAGVEPRDVWRALCADFDVPREQW, encoded by the coding sequence GTGCGGCTGACAGAGTTTCACGAGCGGATCACGCTGCGGTTTGGTGCCGCCTACGGCGCATCGGTTCTGGTCGACCACGTCTTGACGGGCTTCGACGGCCGGACCGCAGCCCAGGCGATCGAGGCGGGTGTGGAGCCTCGCGACGTGTGGCGGGCGTTGTGCGCTGACTTCGATGTTCCCCGTGAGCAGTGGTGA
- a CDS encoding (2Fe-2S)-binding protein: MNISAELAEIASYGGFFGLTVGGDPTGWHPVTQAYANGFSDLIDATIERYGAPEVRIGASLVHLGHAARLWSPVLACVLSQGVVPDLTNLQRADNAALLRLPEPIGEPAAPSPELLYRVVIEDHMEPFAAGLRAKLAPALLSGNIASALVGASRALISARPDLRQSVASTTAELLSMGRLAGSGVIAGADLSFRRNSCCLYYRLPGAGKCGDCPL, translated from the coding sequence ATGAACATCTCCGCCGAGCTGGCCGAAATCGCCTCCTACGGAGGTTTTTTCGGGCTGACCGTGGGCGGCGACCCAACGGGATGGCATCCGGTCACCCAGGCCTATGCCAACGGGTTCTCGGACTTGATCGACGCCACCATCGAGCGCTATGGCGCGCCAGAGGTGCGAATCGGCGCATCCCTGGTGCATCTCGGCCATGCCGCCCGGCTGTGGTCACCAGTGCTCGCATGCGTCTTGAGCCAGGGCGTAGTTCCCGACCTGACCAACCTGCAGCGTGCCGACAACGCCGCGCTGCTGCGGCTGCCCGAACCCATCGGTGAGCCCGCCGCACCGTCCCCGGAATTGTTGTATCGCGTCGTCATCGAGGACCACATGGAACCGTTCGCAGCGGGCCTGCGCGCCAAGTTGGCGCCCGCGCTGCTGTCCGGCAACATCGCGTCGGCGCTCGTCGGGGCGTCACGCGCGCTGATCTCGGCGCGACCGGACTTGCGCCAGTCCGTAGCCAGCACCACCGCCGAGTTGCTGAGCATGGGCCGCCTGGCCGGATCAGGGGTGATCGCAGGCGCCGATCTGAGCTTCCGGCGCAACAGTTGCTGTCTCTACTACCGCCTGCCCGGCGCGGGGAAATGCGGCGACTGCCCGCTTTAG
- the recA gene encoding recombinase RecA, which yields MAQAPDREKALELAMAQIEKSYGKGSVMRLGDEVRQPISIIPTGSIALDVALGIGGLPRGRVIEIYGPESSGKTTVALHAVANAQAAGGVAAFIDAEHALDPEYAKKLGVDTDSLLVSQPDTGEQALEIADMLIRSGALDIVVIDSVAALVPRAELEGEMGDSHVGLQARLMSQALRKMTGALNNSGTTAIFINQLRDKIGVMFGSPETTTGGKALKFYASVRMDVRRIETLKDGTNAVGNRTRVKIVKNKVSPPFKQAEFDILYGRGISREGSLIDMGVDQGFIRKSGAWFTYEGEQLGQGKENARNFLLENGEVANEIEKKIKEKLGIGAVVTDDGVLPAPVDF from the coding sequence ATGGCGCAAGCTCCCGACCGCGAAAAGGCACTCGAACTGGCGATGGCCCAGATCGAGAAGAGTTATGGCAAAGGTTCGGTGATGCGCCTTGGCGACGAGGTACGGCAACCGATTTCGATCATCCCGACCGGCTCCATCGCACTCGATGTCGCCCTGGGCATCGGCGGTCTGCCACGTGGCCGGGTGATCGAGATCTACGGCCCGGAATCCTCGGGTAAGACCACCGTGGCATTGCACGCGGTGGCCAACGCCCAGGCCGCCGGCGGCGTCGCGGCATTCATCGATGCCGAGCATGCGCTGGATCCCGAGTACGCCAAAAAGCTTGGTGTCGATACCGATTCCCTGCTGGTCAGCCAGCCGGACACCGGTGAACAGGCGCTCGAGATCGCCGACATGCTGATCCGTTCGGGGGCGCTCGACATCGTGGTGATCGACTCGGTGGCCGCACTGGTGCCACGCGCGGAGCTCGAAGGCGAAATGGGGGATAGCCATGTCGGCCTGCAGGCCCGGCTGATGAGCCAGGCGCTGCGGAAGATGACTGGCGCATTGAACAATTCGGGAACCACGGCGATCTTCATCAACCAGCTCCGCGACAAGATCGGGGTGATGTTCGGCTCACCCGAGACGACGACGGGGGGAAAGGCGCTGAAGTTCTACGCGTCGGTGCGCATGGATGTGCGTCGGATCGAAACGCTCAAGGACGGCACCAATGCGGTCGGCAACCGCACCCGGGTCAAGATCGTCAAGAACAAGGTCTCGCCACCGTTCAAACAGGCCGAGTTCGACATCCTCTACGGCAGGGGTATCAGCAGGGAAGGCTCGCTGATCGATATGGGTGTGGATCAGGGCTTCATCCGGAAATCCGGTGCGTGGTTCACCTACGAGGGCGAACAGCTCGGGCAGGGCAAGGAGAATGCCCGCAACTTCCTGCTGGAGAACGGCGAAGTGGCCAACGAGATCGAGAAGAAGATCAAAGAAAAGCTCGGTATCGGTGCAGTGGTGACTGATGACGGTGTCCTTCCCGCCCCCGTCGACTTCTGA
- the recX gene encoding recombination regulator RecX gives MTVSFPPPSTSEPSREEQARALCLRLLTARSRTRAELAGQLAKRGYPEDVGDRVLDRLTAVGLVDDADFAADWVQSRRANAGKSRRALAAELQAKGVDQDVIGTALAGLDAGAERGRAEQLVRTKLRREKLTEDDARVTRRLVAMLARRGYSQTVACEVVVAELAAERDRRRV, from the coding sequence ATGACGGTGTCCTTCCCGCCCCCGTCGACTTCTGAGCCATCTCGCGAAGAGCAGGCGCGGGCGTTATGCCTGCGCCTGCTCACCGCGCGATCCCGGACTCGGGCAGAGTTGGCCGGTCAGCTGGCGAAACGTGGCTACCCCGAGGACGTCGGCGATCGCGTGCTGGATCGGCTTACCGCGGTAGGTCTGGTCGACGACGCCGACTTTGCCGCGGACTGGGTGCAATCCCGTCGGGCCAATGCGGGAAAGAGCAGGCGCGCACTGGCCGCTGAGCTGCAGGCCAAGGGGGTCGACCAGGATGTGATCGGCACCGCGCTGGCCGGACTCGACGCGGGTGCCGAGCGAGGCAGGGCCGAGCAACTCGTCAGGACCAAGCTCAGGCGCGAAAAGCTGACCGAGGATGACGCCCGGGTGACCCGCAGATTGGTGGCGATGCTGGCGCGTCGTGGCTACAGCCAGACTGTGGCGTGCGAGGTGGTCGTCGCAGAACTGGCCGCCGAACGAGATCGCCGGCGGGTCTAG
- the miaB gene encoding tRNA (N6-isopentenyl adenosine(37)-C2)-methylthiotransferase MiaB gives MSARTYQVRTYGCQMNVHDSERMAGLLEAAGYRRAAEGTDADVVVFNTCAVRENADNKLYGNLSHLAPRKRTSPDMQIAVGGCLAQKDRDALLRKAPWVDVVFGTHNIGSLPALLDRARHNRVAQVEIAEALQQFPSSLPSARESAYAAWVSISVGCNNTCTFCIVPSLRGKEIDRSPADILAEVQSLVDTGVVEITLLGQNVNAYGVSFADPALPRNRGAFAELLRACGDIDGLERVRFTSPHPAEFTDDVIEAMAQTPNVCPALHMPLQSGSDRVLRAMRRSYRAERYLGIIERVRAAMPHAAITTDLIVGFPGETEQDFAATLDVVRQARFSAAFTFQYSKRPGTPAAELDGQLPKAVVQERYERLVELQEQISLEGNQAIVGQRVELLVATGEGRKDTLTARMSGRARDGRLVHFRAGDGPVRPGDIVTVEVTDAAPHHLIADGGILAHRRTRAGDAHADGQTVRGIGLGMPGIGRPVVPVAAEATPCGSAGGCGSADGAGSSAGDPQ, from the coding sequence ATGTCGGCGCGCACGTATCAGGTCCGCACCTACGGCTGCCAGATGAATGTCCACGACTCCGAACGAATGGCGGGCCTGCTCGAAGCCGCCGGCTACCGTCGTGCGGCCGAGGGCACCGATGCCGATGTCGTGGTCTTCAACACCTGCGCGGTACGGGAAAACGCCGACAACAAGCTCTACGGCAACCTCAGCCACCTGGCCCCGCGCAAGCGCACCAGTCCGGACATGCAAATCGCCGTCGGTGGTTGCTTGGCCCAGAAAGACCGCGACGCGCTGCTGCGCAAAGCGCCCTGGGTTGACGTGGTTTTCGGTACCCATAACATCGGGTCGTTGCCCGCGCTGCTCGACCGCGCCCGGCACAACCGGGTGGCCCAGGTGGAGATCGCCGAGGCGCTGCAGCAGTTCCCGTCGTCGCTGCCGAGCGCCCGCGAGTCTGCGTACGCCGCTTGGGTATCGATCTCGGTCGGCTGCAACAACACCTGCACCTTCTGCATCGTGCCGTCGCTGCGCGGCAAAGAGATCGATCGCAGCCCGGCCGACATCCTGGCCGAGGTCCAGTCGCTGGTGGATACCGGTGTAGTCGAGATCACCCTGCTGGGGCAGAACGTCAACGCCTACGGCGTCTCCTTCGCTGACCCCGCACTGCCGCGCAACCGGGGCGCTTTCGCCGAGTTGCTACGGGCCTGCGGAGACATCGACGGGCTGGAGCGGGTCCGGTTTACCTCGCCGCACCCGGCCGAGTTCACCGATGACGTCATCGAGGCCATGGCACAAACACCCAACGTGTGCCCCGCCCTGCACATGCCCCTGCAGTCCGGATCGGATCGGGTGTTGCGCGCGATGCGGCGCTCCTACCGTGCCGAACGCTATCTGGGCATCATCGAGCGGGTTCGGGCTGCCATGCCGCACGCGGCCATCACCACGGATCTGATCGTGGGATTCCCGGGTGAGACCGAACAGGACTTTGCCGCCACCCTTGATGTGGTGCGGCAGGCCCGGTTCTCGGCCGCGTTCACCTTCCAGTACTCCAAGCGCCCCGGGACCCCGGCGGCCGAACTCGACGGGCAGTTGCCCAAAGCTGTTGTGCAGGAACGGTATGAGCGGCTCGTCGAGTTGCAGGAGCAAATCTCGCTGGAGGGCAACCAGGCCATCGTCGGACAGCGCGTCGAGCTGCTGGTGGCCACCGGAGAAGGACGCAAGGACACCCTGACGGCGCGCATGAGCGGCCGGGCGCGCGATGGGCGCCTGGTTCACTTCCGCGCCGGTGACGGGCCGGTTCGCCCCGGCGACATCGTCACCGTGGAGGTCACCGACGCCGCTCCGCACCACCTGATTGCCGACGGGGGCATTCTGGCCCACCGCCGTACCCGTGCCGGTGACGCGCACGCCGACGGACAGACTGTTCGGGGCATCGGGCTGGGCATGCCCGGCATCGGGCGGCCCGTGGTTCCCGTTGCGGCCGAAGCCACCCCATGCGGATCGGCGGGCGGATGCGGATCGGCGGACGGGGCTGGATCTAGCGCGGGTGACCCGCAATGA
- a CDS encoding membrane protein, with protein MNGEVDVADFDAYRSEIEAAERRVAREIDPGARALVVAILVFVLLGSFILPHTGNVRGWDVLFSSNGATDAAVTLPSQVFAWLTLVFGVGFSMLALMTRRWTLAWVALAGSALASGTGLLAVWSRQTVAAGQPGPGVGLIVSWIAVILLTFHWARVVWQRTIVQLAAEEQRRRVVAEQQSQTLLDSFNTPDESDGTAAEKDQD; from the coding sequence ATGAACGGAGAGGTTGACGTGGCGGATTTCGACGCCTACCGGTCTGAAATCGAGGCGGCAGAACGCCGGGTGGCGCGTGAGATCGACCCCGGCGCCAGAGCTTTGGTCGTCGCGATCCTCGTGTTCGTGCTGCTGGGGTCGTTCATCCTGCCGCACACCGGAAACGTGCGCGGATGGGATGTGCTGTTCAGCAGCAATGGGGCCACCGACGCCGCGGTGACGCTGCCGTCGCAGGTGTTCGCCTGGTTGACACTGGTATTCGGCGTGGGCTTCTCGATGCTGGCGTTGATGACACGACGCTGGACGCTGGCGTGGGTGGCCCTGGCGGGTTCGGCGTTGGCCAGTGGCACCGGGCTGTTGGCGGTGTGGTCGCGCCAGACCGTGGCCGCGGGTCAACCGGGTCCGGGCGTCGGGCTCATCGTGTCTTGGATCGCGGTGATCCTGTTGACGTTTCACTGGGCACGGGTGGTGTGGCAGCGCACGATAGTGCAGCTTGCCGCGGAAGAGCAGCGTCGTCGCGTGGTCGCCGAACAACAGTCGCAGACCTTGTTGGACAGCTTCAACACACCCGATGAGTCAGACGGGACCGCGGCCGAAAAAGACCAGGACTAG
- a CDS encoding DUF349 domain-containing protein — protein sequence MTADEPRGNDLHPTVSGPGPRPGPRPGPRPGPRPSPRPAAHPVVVSAPSDPHRFGRVDDDGTVWLITTAGERIVGSWLAGDAEAAFAHFGRRFDDLNTEITLMEERLAAGTGDARKIRANAAALAETLPTASVLGDLDALATRLASLCEQADSMAVADRTKRDEHRAAQTSRKEALAAEAEELAANSTQWKAAGDRLRAILDEWKTISGLDRKVDDALWKRYSAARDTFNRRRGSHFAELDRERSGVKQSKERLCERAEELSDSTDWAPTSAEFRKLLAEWKAAGRASKDVDDALWRRFKAAQDAFFTARNAATAERDAEFRANATAKEALLVEAEKLDTTNLDAARAALRTITDKWDAIGRVPRERTAELERRLRAVEKKVREAGESNWSDPQAQARAEQFQARVEQFEQQAAKAAAAGKTKEAEQAKANAEQWRQWAAAAADALTRKT from the coding sequence ATGACGGCTGACGAACCCCGCGGCAACGATTTGCACCCGACGGTTTCGGGCCCCGGCCCACGGCCGGGACCGCGGCCGGGACCCAGGCCCGGCCCCAGGCCCTCGCCCCGACCCGCTGCCCATCCGGTGGTGGTATCCGCGCCCAGCGATCCCCACCGGTTCGGTCGTGTCGACGACGACGGCACGGTCTGGCTGATCACCACCGCCGGCGAGCGCATCGTCGGGTCCTGGCTGGCCGGGGACGCCGAGGCCGCATTTGCGCATTTCGGCAGGCGTTTCGACGACTTGAACACCGAGATCACGCTCATGGAGGAGCGGCTGGCCGCCGGCACCGGAGACGCCCGCAAGATCCGCGCCAACGCCGCAGCGCTGGCCGAGACACTGCCGACCGCGTCGGTGCTCGGGGACCTCGATGCGCTGGCCACCAGGCTGGCCAGCCTGTGCGAACAGGCCGACAGCATGGCCGTCGCCGACCGCACCAAACGAGACGAACATCGGGCCGCCCAGACCTCGCGCAAAGAGGCGCTGGCCGCCGAGGCTGAGGAACTGGCCGCCAACTCGACCCAATGGAAGGCCGCCGGCGACCGGCTGCGCGCGATCCTCGACGAATGGAAGACGATCAGCGGCCTGGACCGCAAGGTCGATGACGCGTTGTGGAAGCGCTACTCGGCGGCCCGTGACACCTTCAACCGTCGACGGGGCTCCCATTTCGCCGAACTCGACCGTGAGCGATCTGGGGTCAAGCAGAGCAAAGAGCGGCTCTGCGAGCGCGCGGAGGAGTTGTCCGACTCCACGGACTGGGCCCCCACCAGCGCTGAATTCCGCAAACTACTCGCCGAATGGAAAGCGGCGGGACGCGCCAGCAAGGACGTCGACGACGCGTTATGGCGTCGTTTCAAAGCCGCCCAGGATGCCTTTTTCACCGCGCGCAACGCCGCTACCGCGGAGCGAGACGCCGAGTTCCGCGCCAATGCCACCGCCAAGGAGGCCCTGCTCGTCGAGGCGGAGAAGCTCGACACCACCAACCTCGACGCCGCGCGAGCAGCGCTTCGCACCATCACCGACAAGTGGGACGCGATCGGCCGGGTGCCCCGCGAGCGCACCGCCGAATTGGAGCGTCGGTTGCGCGCGGTCGAGAAAAAGGTGCGCGAAGCCGGCGAATCCAATTGGTCGGATCCACAGGCTCAAGCGCGCGCCGAGCAGTTCCAGGCCCGAGTCGAGCAGTTCGAACAGCAAGCCGCCAAGGCAGCCGCGGCGGGAAAGACCAAGGAAGCCGAACAGGCAAAAGCCAACGCCGAACAGTGGCGGCAGTGGGCGGCAGCCGCGGCCGACGCGCTGACCCGCAAAACCTAG